One segment of Arthrobacter sp. MMS18-M83 DNA contains the following:
- a CDS encoding TetR/AcrR family transcriptional regulator, protein MSFDDQLPPKTRLLRAAAELLANSDGSPVSTRQITKLAGVTAPTLYHHFGDKEGLFDAVVAAGFEEYVAGERDFAPSGEPLEDVRRMWDNHVQFGLTQPHLYLVMFGNIRPESRPAIVADAESLLEEMLSKAAIAGQINVPPREAARSILAANVGVTLMLIAEPLEDRNLELSTMTRDSMIFAVSTETARGAAADDSGKSSVVVAAIALNAALQASHSDQLSSSELKLFLEWLHRISSSS, encoded by the coding sequence ATGAGTTTCGATGACCAGCTTCCGCCTAAAACTCGGCTGCTCCGTGCAGCTGCCGAGTTGCTGGCGAATTCGGACGGGTCGCCGGTCTCTACGCGCCAAATCACCAAACTTGCCGGCGTCACGGCGCCCACGCTTTACCACCACTTCGGCGATAAGGAGGGGCTGTTCGACGCCGTCGTTGCAGCCGGCTTCGAGGAGTACGTGGCGGGGGAGCGGGACTTCGCACCTTCTGGGGAACCCCTGGAAGACGTCCGGCGGATGTGGGACAACCACGTCCAGTTCGGACTCACCCAACCGCACCTTTACTTGGTGATGTTCGGCAATATCCGTCCCGAAAGCAGGCCGGCCATCGTGGCTGATGCCGAGTCGCTTCTGGAGGAAATGCTGAGCAAGGCGGCCATTGCCGGGCAGATCAACGTACCCCCGCGCGAGGCAGCAAGGAGCATCCTGGCAGCCAACGTTGGTGTCACGCTCATGCTCATTGCAGAGCCATTGGAAGACCGGAACCTCGAGCTCTCCACCATGACCCGGGATTCCATGATTTTCGCTGTGTCCACGGAAACAGCCCGTGGCGCCGCAGCCGACGACTCCGGCAAGTCGTCCGTTGTTGTTGCGGCAATCGCGCTGAATGCGGCACTCCAAGCCTCGCATTCAGACCAACTATCCAGTTCGGAACTGAAGCTTTTCCTTGAATGGCTTCACCGAATCTCCAGCAGCTCCTAG
- a CDS encoding PTS mannitol transporter subunit IICBA, with product MATASVAKPRTSLRVGVQKFGTFLSGMIMPNIGAFIAWGLITALFIKTGWLPVPELGGFGNNAAGAPNVGLVGPMITYLLPLLIAYTGGKMVYDVRGGVVGAIGTMGVIVGAGIPMFIGAMLMGPLGGWTMKKIDSIWDGKIRPGFEMLVNNFSAGIWGGLLAMLGFFGISPLVQAFSTAAGNFVQFLVHNGLLPLTSIFIEPAKVLFLNNAINHGVLTPLGIQQSLDQGKSILFLLEANPGPGAGILLAYIFFGRGAAKASAPGALIIQFLGGIHEIYFPYVLMRPLLILGAIAGGMTGIATLAITNSGLVAPAAPGSIFAVVAQTSRDSYVGVILAVILAATVSFLVSSLILRTTHHSDEVDLGAATSKMEEMKGKKSSVSSALLGAAGGTALLTRPIQNIVFACDAGMGSSAMGASVLRNKIKAAGFPEVKVTNAAIANLTDTYDVVITHQDLAERAQPLTTGAVHVSVDNFMNSPRYDEIVELVKSSNAAPGAQGSTTAAEPAAQPATAVVGRDVLLAESVILNGTATDRDSAIDEAGKLLLDRGSVDMGYIHAMHEREESVSTYMGSFLAIPHGTNAAKDHILHSGVSIVRYPEGIDWGGKQVKFVVGVAGIDNEHLHILASIAKIFTDKAQVAQLEQATSVEEVLDLFGKVNA from the coding sequence ATGGCAACAGCGTCCGTTGCGAAACCGCGCACCAGCCTGCGCGTTGGTGTCCAAAAGTTCGGAACTTTCCTCTCCGGCATGATCATGCCCAACATCGGGGCCTTCATTGCATGGGGCCTCATTACCGCCCTGTTCATCAAGACCGGTTGGCTGCCCGTCCCCGAACTGGGCGGCTTCGGCAACAACGCTGCGGGCGCGCCGAACGTGGGCCTTGTCGGCCCCATGATCACCTATCTGCTGCCGCTCCTGATTGCGTACACCGGCGGCAAGATGGTCTACGACGTCCGCGGCGGCGTGGTGGGTGCTATCGGTACCATGGGCGTGATCGTTGGTGCCGGTATTCCGATGTTTATCGGTGCAATGCTTATGGGCCCGCTCGGTGGCTGGACGATGAAGAAGATCGACTCCATCTGGGATGGCAAGATCCGTCCGGGCTTCGAGATGCTGGTGAACAACTTCTCCGCAGGTATTTGGGGAGGCTTGCTCGCCATGCTCGGCTTCTTCGGTATTTCTCCCCTGGTCCAGGCCTTCAGTACGGCGGCGGGCAATTTCGTCCAGTTCCTGGTCCACAACGGACTCCTTCCGCTTACCAGCATCTTCATCGAGCCCGCCAAGGTCCTCTTCCTGAACAACGCAATCAACCACGGGGTGCTGACCCCGTTGGGGATCCAGCAGTCGCTCGACCAAGGTAAGTCCATCTTGTTCCTGCTTGAAGCCAACCCCGGTCCGGGAGCCGGAATTCTTCTCGCCTATATTTTCTTTGGACGCGGAGCAGCGAAGGCCTCGGCACCCGGCGCTTTGATCATCCAGTTCCTTGGCGGGATCCATGAGATCTACTTCCCGTATGTCCTGATGCGCCCGCTGCTGATCCTAGGAGCTATCGCCGGAGGCATGACAGGCATTGCGACACTCGCAATCACCAACTCCGGCCTCGTGGCTCCGGCAGCCCCGGGATCCATCTTCGCAGTCGTTGCCCAGACCTCCCGGGACAGCTATGTGGGCGTCATTTTGGCGGTCATCTTGGCAGCGACGGTATCGTTCCTCGTCTCCTCGCTAATTCTCCGCACCACGCATCACAGCGACGAGGTTGACCTTGGCGCAGCCACCTCCAAGATGGAAGAAATGAAAGGCAAGAAGAGTTCCGTTTCCTCCGCCCTCCTGGGCGCCGCTGGCGGTACCGCCCTCCTGACCCGCCCAATCCAGAACATCGTGTTCGCGTGCGACGCCGGCATGGGCTCCAGCGCCATGGGCGCATCGGTGCTGCGGAACAAGATCAAGGCAGCCGGTTTCCCGGAGGTCAAGGTCACCAACGCGGCCATCGCCAACCTCACCGACACCTACGATGTCGTCATCACGCACCAGGACCTTGCCGAACGCGCGCAGCCGCTCACGACCGGAGCCGTGCACGTCTCCGTGGACAACTTCATGAACAGCCCGCGGTACGACGAGATCGTCGAGCTGGTCAAGAGCAGCAACGCGGCTCCCGGCGCTCAAGGATCGACGACGGCGGCCGAACCGGCCGCCCAGCCGGCCACCGCCGTCGTGGGCAGGGATGTTCTGCTCGCCGAAAGCGTGATCCTCAACGGCACCGCGACGGACCGTGATTCGGCCATCGACGAAGCCGGCAAGCTCCTGCTGGACCGCGGCTCCGTGGACATGGGCTACATTCACGCCATGCATGAACGCGAGGAATCGGTGTCCACATACATGGGCAGCTTCCTGGCTATCCCGCACGGCACCAACGCCGCAAAGGACCACATCCTGCACTCCGGTGTGTCGATTGTCCGCTACCCCGAGGGCATCGACTGGGGTGGCAAGCAGGTCAAGTTCGTCGTCGGCGTCGCCGGGATCGACAACGAGCACCTCCACATCCTGGCCTCCATCGCCAAGATCTTCACGGACAAGGCGCAAGTAGCCCAGCTTGAGCAGGCCACGTCGGTGGAGGAAGTGCTGGATCTGTTCGGAAAGGTCAACGCATAG